In Companilactobacillus allii, one genomic interval encodes:
- a CDS encoding cysteine desulfurase produces MDNNDFPILHQKVNDEDLVYLDNAATTQKPKQVIEAMEKFYYNDNANVHRGVHTLAERSTEQFEDARQKVQKFINAKSTKEIIFTKGTTDSLNMVAQSFGENIHEGDEIVISIMEHHSNLIPWQQLAIKKHATLKYIELTDDGQLDMSQAKSLINDRTKIVSVAHVSNVLGVINPVKELAKLAHKHGAVMVVDGAQSTPHMPIDVQDMDCDFFAFSGHKMLSETGIGVLYGKEKLLEKMTPVEYGGEMIEFVKKFSTTFNDLPWKFEAGTPNIAGAISLGFAIDYLNGIGMQNIFDYEQKIVSYVLPKLLAIDGIEVYGPKDPKLHTAVISFNLLGLHPHDLATGLDMEGVAVRAGHHCAQPLMTYLGLSATARASFYFYNSLEDADRLVGAIRATKEFFKHGTI; encoded by the coding sequence ATGGACAACAATGACTTCCCAATCCTTCATCAAAAAGTAAACGATGAAGATTTAGTATATCTTGATAATGCAGCCACAACTCAAAAGCCCAAGCAAGTTATTGAAGCAATGGAGAAATTTTATTACAACGATAACGCAAATGTTCACCGTGGCGTTCACACATTAGCTGAACGTTCAACAGAACAGTTTGAAGACGCAAGACAAAAGGTTCAAAAGTTTATTAATGCTAAATCTACTAAAGAAATTATTTTTACTAAAGGAACAACAGATTCATTGAATATGGTCGCTCAAAGTTTTGGCGAGAATATTCATGAAGGGGATGAAATAGTCATCTCCATTATGGAACATCACAGTAATCTGATACCTTGGCAACAATTGGCAATCAAGAAACATGCGACTTTGAAGTATATTGAATTGACTGATGATGGTCAACTTGACATGTCACAGGCAAAGAGTCTGATCAATGACCGTACCAAGATCGTCTCAGTGGCACATGTTTCAAATGTCTTAGGTGTGATCAATCCGGTTAAAGAATTGGCTAAATTGGCTCACAAACATGGAGCTGTCATGGTGGTTGATGGTGCACAATCTACACCTCACATGCCGATCGATGTACAGGATATGGATTGTGATTTCTTTGCCTTTTCTGGACATAAAATGCTATCCGAAACTGGAATCGGTGTTTTATATGGTAAAGAGAAGCTACTCGAGAAAATGACACCAGTTGAGTATGGCGGTGAAATGATAGAGTTTGTTAAGAAGTTTAGTACGACTTTTAATGACCTACCTTGGAAGTTTGAGGCCGGTACACCTAATATTGCTGGTGCTATCTCATTAGGATTTGCAATTGATTACTTGAACGGAATCGGAATGCAAAATATTTTTGATTATGAACAAAAAATCGTAAGTTATGTTTTACCTAAGCTTTTGGCTATCGATGGCATAGAAGTTTATGGACCTAAGGATCCTAAGCTACATACGGCAGTAATTTCATTTAACTTGTTGGGATTACACCCACATGACTTGGCTACTGGTCTGGATATGGAAGGCGTGGCAGTTCGCGCTGGACATCATTGTGCTCAACCATTGATGACATATTTAGGATTGTCAGCTACAGCACGTGCCAGCTTCTACTTTTATAATTCACTAGAAGACGCTGACAGACTTGTTGGAGCAATTAGGGCAACAAAGGAGTTCTTTAAACATGGCACTATCTAG
- the sufU gene encoding Fe-S cluster assembly sulfur transfer protein SufU yields the protein MALSRMDDLYRQVILDHSDNPHHHGELSNANKSIELKNPTCGDVLTLDLDIENDVIKDMAFGGYGCTISQASASMMTDAVIGKKTSEAEQMVQTFSNMIIGEDVDTDSLEDAAVLEGVSKFPARIKCATLAWKALHKAMNKKDSE from the coding sequence ATGGCACTATCTAGAATGGACGATTTATATCGCCAAGTTATCTTGGATCATTCAGATAATCCTCATCATCACGGTGAGTTGTCGAATGCAAACAAAAGTATCGAATTGAAGAATCCTACTTGTGGGGATGTTTTGACACTTGACTTGGATATTGAAAATGATGTGATCAAGGATATGGCATTTGGAGGTTACGGCTGTACTATCAGTCAAGCTTCTGCCAGTATGATGACTGATGCAGTTATCGGCAAGAAGACTTCTGAGGCCGAACAAATGGTACAGACTTTTTCAAATATGATTATTGGTGAAGATGTTGATACTGATAGTCTAGAAGACGCTGCAGTTTTGGAGGGTGTCTCAAAATTTCCTGCTCGAATTAAGTGTGCAACACTAGCTTGGAAGGCACTTCATAAAGCTATGAATAAAAAGGATTCAGAATAG